The segment ATGAGATCGGCCGCTCGTTCACGCTGCTGAAGGTCAAGACGTTCCACGATGCCGAAGCGATCGTCATTGGTCACCAGCCAGGAAAAGGGAAATACAAGGGACGACTTGGCGCGCTGACGGTGCAGATGCCGGACGGAACCGAGTTCTCGGTCGGTACCGGGTTTTCGGACGCTCAGCGATCCAATCCGCCGGAACTGGGAAGCGTGATTACTTATCGCTTCCAGGAACTCTCCGACGGGGGCGTTCCGCGGTTTCCGTCGTTCGTCCGCTTGAGCGAGGATCAGAAAGCAGCGGTCAAGATTGACCCGCCGGCGAAGAAAGTAGCGAAAGCGAAGCCGGTCGCCGTGGCGCCAGCGGCAAGTTCTTCCGGCGGCGAGAAGCGGTACTTCGAGCTGGTCGACGGCAAGTCGAGTAAGTTCTGGGAAATCGAGGTGATCGGGACGTCGGTCAGCGTCCGGTATGGAAAGATCGGCGCTAATGGGACGACCAACGTGAAAGAGTTCGCCGACGAAGCGGCGGCCGAAAAACAAGCGGCCAAGCTAGTCGCCGAGAAGACCGGGAAAGGGTATGAAGAGAAGTAGACGAACGTTCCCGTTCCGGTTTCCTTTCCCCCCAAGCATGATCGACGTCGATGGATCTCACCGCACCGGCCGTTTTGTTTCCGGCGATTTCGCTGCTGCTGCTCGCTTATACCAATCGCTTTCTGGCGCTGGCGACCCTGATCCGTTCGCTGCATGATCGCCATCTGGCCAACCCGGATGAGATGATCGTCGCACAGATCAGCAACTTGCGGCTGCGGGTAATCCTGATCCGCAACATGCAGGCCTGCGGCGTGCTGAGTCTGCTCCTCTGCACGATCTGTATGTTCGTTCTCTTCTTTGACCAGGTGCTGGTCGCGAAGGTGACGTTCGGGATCAGCTTGTTGCTGATGGCGCTATCACTGGCGATTTCCGTTTACGAGATTCAAATCTCAGTCGATGCGCTGAATTTGCAGCTGCGTAGCCTGGAAGATTGTGATCCGAGCCAACGGAAGGCCGAGTAGTCGCAAGAAACGAAACAAGACGCGCTTCTTGCACGCGTCTTGCTGGTTGATTCATGTTGGCCGACTAGTCTTCGTCGTCGGCCGCTTTGCGCTTCTTGCTGTCGATCGGGTCGCGGCGGAAGACGGCGACGACGTCTTCGATCGGAATCACGAAGAGCTGATTGTCCGACTCGAAATCGACCGGAATCGCGTCTTTCGGGTGGAACAGGATCTTGTCGTACTGACGCAGCGGGAAGTCGGAGTTGTTCTCGATCTGGGCCGAGATGGCGACGACGCGGCCGGTGATGGTCGGGATTTCGGCCTGGTCGGGCAGGGCGATCCCCCCTTTGGTCTCTCGCTTCGGCTCGTCTTTGCGAACCAGAACCCGGGCGCCGATCGGTTCGACGTACTCGATGACTTTACTGCGTGTTTTTCCGGCCATATGCGCAAGTTCGAAGGATCTAAGGTGCCAAACGCTTCACGTTAATTCTTTTCCGAATTCGCAGCAAGGCAACGGGCCACCGTAAGTTGGGGCAAAACCGAACCAATCTCCCCCGAGATGCGTCTGAAAAAGCGGAAAACATCCGCAGGGCAGCTTTTCGGCCGAGAAATGGCCCTGCGGCGTATCTAATTGATACAAAGCGACTTATCGCGTTTTTGCAGAGGAGAAAAAGCTGGAAATCGCCGGCGGCGGCCACTTGACGAGGTCGCACGGCAAATCCTACACTTGGTGACTTCCAAGACGTGGTCCGGTCTCGATAGACAGGACTGTCGGTTTTGAAACGGGCGGTTAGCTCAGTTGGCTAGAGCGTTACGTTGACATCGTAGAGGTCACAGGTTCGAGCCCTGTACCGCCCACTCAACAAAAAGCCTTGCGTCGCAATAACTTGCGACACAAGGCTTTTTTCGTTTCAGCGGCAGATTCACCGCGAGTTCTACGGCCAGTTGGCCAAAACTTCGTCGATATGCTCGAC is part of the Blastopirellula sediminis genome and harbors:
- a CDS encoding DUF2721 domain-containing protein, producing the protein MDLTAPAVLFPAISLLLLAYTNRFLALATLIRSLHDRHLANPDEMIVAQISNLRLRVILIRNMQACGVLSLLLCTICMFVLFFDQVLVAKVTFGISLLLMALSLAISVYEIQISVDALNLQLRSLEDCDPSQRKAE
- a CDS encoding co-chaperone GroES — translated: MAGKTRSKVIEYVEPIGARVLVRKDEPKRETKGGIALPDQAEIPTITGRVVAISAQIENNSDFPLRQYDKILFHPKDAIPVDFESDNQLFVIPIEDVVAVFRRDPIDSKKRKAADDED